CAGCCAGGGTAGGCCAGAGGCTGAGTAGGGCACTGCCTGGGCCTTGTCCTAACGCTCTGTCCCCACAGCACGCAGCCAAGCAGGCTGCGGCCTCAGCCACACAGACCATTGCGGCAGCCCAGCACGCAGGCTCCACCCCCAAGGCCTCTGCTGGCCCCCAGCCACTGCTGGTACAGAGCTGCAAGGTGAGACTcaggggaggaggtgaggaggtgTGGGAGGAGGGACTTTCCCCCCCCCGGTCTGTGGCAAGGCAGCTCTCATGATGTTTTCCCCCACAGGCTGTGGCAGAACAAATTCCACTGCTGGTGCAGGGCGTCCGAGGGAGCCAGGCTCAGCCTGACAGTCCCAGTGCTCAGCTGGCCCTCATTGCTGCAAGCCAGAGCTTTCTGCAGGCAAGGCACCCTCTCCCACCTCTCAGACAAGACCCCTCCCACCCTCTGAGCCCCCGAGATCACCTACAGTTTAAATCTCCACCAATAGGCTCCTTCCCGGATGGAGCCACAGCAGTCCCCATGCCCTCACCAGCATCAGTCCGTGTACCCAAGCAGATGGTATATTCATCTGCCCGCCTGTTCCCCAACAGCCAGGTGGGAAGATGGTGGCCGCTGCGAAGGCATCAGTGCCAACAATCCAGGACCAGGCTTCGGCCATGCAGCTGAGTCAGTGTGCTAAAAATCTTGGTACCGCCTTGGCAGAACTTCGCACCGCTGCCCAGAAGGTATGGGACCTGGCGGCTTTggaaagtgaggggaggggcacctagggcacagtcagttaagcatctgactcttgattttggctcagatcatgatctcaggctcatgagatcaggccccatgtcaggctccacgctcagtgcaaagtctgcttaagtttctctctccctctcgccctCCCTGCTGTGTGTGCATGCCCATgtgtatgctctctttctcaaataagtaaatcttaaaaaaaaagaaagaaaatgagggtgGAGTTCTTGAATGATGGGGAGTCTGCAGAACCGCCTAAAACGGGTAATTGTGTAACCTGGGGCATCACTGAGACACAGCAGTAACTCCTGTATCCAAAACCCCTTATCATTGTAGGCTCAGGAAGCGTGTGGACCTTTGGAGATGGATTCTGCCCTAAGTGTGGTACAGAATCTAGAGAGAGACCTGCAGGAAGTGAAGGCAGCAGCTCGAGATGGCAAGCTTAAACCCTTACCTGGAGAGACTGTAAGTATTCTTAATacttcttgggtgcctgggtggctcagtcagttaagcgtctgcctttggctcatgtcatgatccgaaggtcctgggatcgagtcctacatcaggctccttgctcagcaggaagctgcttctccctctgcctgctgcaccccctgcttgtgtacgctctctctctcactctcgctctctctctgtcaaataaataaataaaatcttattttaaaaaaaaaccaaaccctcaTTCTTGATTAAACGCTGAGGTTTTCATCCCACCTGCACTCCAGAGCTGCCCAAAACCTGCATTTAAACAGCCAACTGATCCCAACTTGCTTCTCAAGGTCCCATTTCCCAATTCTTTCTGCCCCTGAGTCTCCCACCTCATCCCTAGATGGAGAAATGTGCCCAGGACCTGGGTAACAGCACCAAAGCAGTGAGTTCTGCCATTGCCCAGCTGCTGGGGGAGGTCGCCCAGGGCAATGAGAATTACGCAGGTatgtggaggggcaggggaacaGGAGCTGAAGGAGGGATGGCGCTAACCAAGGAAACCGTGGGGATCGAGGCCTGGCAGTAAAGGCACCTTTTCCCTTCATCTGCCCAGGGATCGCAGCTCGGGACGTGGCAGGTGGGCTGCGATCCCTGGCCCAGGCTGCTCGGGGTGTAGCTGCCCTGACGTCAGATCCCGCAGTGCAGGCCATTGTGCTTGACACCGCCAGCGACGTTCTGGACAAGGCCAGCAGCCTCATCGAGGAAGCAAAAAAGGCAGCCGGCCATCCCGGGGACCCTGAGAGCCAGCAGCGGCTTGCCCAGGTCAGGTCTGGGGAAGAGGCCACTTACCCCATGGCCCAGCCTGACTGGAGCTGAGTCTCATCCACACTGATAGGCCCCTTCCCAGGTCTGCTCTTGACAACTCCTGTCTGGATTCCATCGTTTCCCTCGGTATTGGGAGGAGGGTCTCAGTCAGCCTGAGGCAGGGGCCTCACTGAACACTGGGTTCAAGACAGTTTGATCACTATCACTTGACACCTTAACTTCAGCCCTTTCGGCTGCACACCCCCTTTCCTCTTCACTTTTGGAGGCAGTAGGACATGTCCCCATGAGTGGAGGAGGGGCTCTCCcaaattgtttccattttggcAATGCCTGTCTCCTTTTCCACCTCAGGTGGCTAAAGCAGTGACCCAGGCCCTGAACCGCTGTGTCAGCTGCCTGCCTGGCCAGCGAGATGTGGACAATGCCCTGCGAGCAGTGGGAGACGCCAGCAAGCGACTCCTGAGTGACTCGGTAGGAAGACCAAGGGTGTGGGGGGCACGTGGGAACTGAAGAACTCCCAAGCTTCTCCTTCCACCTCTAGACCTCTCCTTGACCTTGACTTCCCAGATTTACCCTCTTTCATTACTCCCAGGCTCTGTGCCCACCTCCCAGCACTCCTTGACCAAACTCTCCCTCGCATCGTTCCCCATGCTCACTTCTGACTTTCTGACTTTCTGACCCTGCAGCTTCCCCCCAGCACCGGGACATTTCAAGAAGCTCAGAGCCGGTTGAATGAGGCTGCTGCTGGGCTGAATCAGGCAGCCACAGAACTGGTACAGGCATCTCGGGGAACCCCCCAGGACCTGGCTCGAGCCTCAGGTCGATTTGGACAGGACTTCAGCACCTTCCTGGAAGCTGGTGTGGAGATGGCTGGACAGGCCCCGGTATGAAAAGGCACGGGGTCTGGCTCGGGTTAGGCGAGTGGCGCCCGTGTGACTGCTCAGTCctgacctctgcctgcctccttccctcctcccccggTCCCTCCCTAGTCTCTAGCAACATTTGAATGTTTGGGACAGAAGAGCCCCTTTAGAGACAGATAAGAAAGGACTGATTGGACAATGTGTTGACCTTTTCGCCTTTAACAGAGCCAGGAGGACCGGGCCCAGGTCGTGTCCAACTTGAAGGGCATCTCTATGTCTTCAAGCAAACTCCTTCTGGCTGCCAAGGCCCTGTCCACAGACCCTGCTGCCCCCAACCTCAAGAGTCAGCTGGCTGCAGCTGCCCGGTAAGTAGGAGCTGGGAAGCCCAGCCCTGCAGTGTTGAAGAGActagggcgggggttgggggggaacaTTTCATGAGAAGCCCCAGCTTAGGAGTAGTTATACACAGAAGAGAAATAGACACTTCACATGCATAGAGGACCCAAAACTGATGACTTGTGCATGCATCCACTCCATTTCCTGTTCCTCCCAGGGCGGTGACCGACAGCATCAACCAGCTCATCACCATGTGCACCCAGCAGGCGCCGGGCCAGAAAGAGTGCGACAATGCCCTGCGGGAACTGGAGGTGGGCACTTGGCAGGCTGAGTGGTGTAGAGGCTGAGGCACGGATTCTGGGTTTAGGCAGGGAAGGAGGTGTCTTGAGTCCTACTTTGTCCTCCCCCTGTACAGACTGTCCGGGAACTCCTAGAGAACCCAGTCCAGCCCATCAATGACATGTCCTACTTCGGCTGCCTAGACAGTGTGATGGAGAACTCAAAGGTAAATGCAGTAAGGGGCCCAGGAGGGCAGGGTGCAGGAAGATGGGGTGAACCGGGGCTCCTCTGCCCCTCTGAGGATAGGGACGGACTCTGCTGATAGCCTCTGTTCCTCAGGTACTGGGTGAGGCCATGACTGGCATCTCCCAAAACGCCAAGAACGGGAACCTGCCAGAGTTCGGGGAAGCCATCGCCACAGCCTCCAAGGCCCTCTGTGGCTTCACCGAGGCAGCCGCACAGGTTATTCCCCTGCGACGGTCCCTGAACGGTCccctgctttccctcccccacctcctcaaCAGCCTGACGCTCCTGTAGATAACCAAGAAGTGACATATGCAAAACCAGCTCTGTGGAAACTGAGTTTCTTTCCCCTCCTCAGTGGAGATGTTTGTCAGCAACCATAGAGTACCAGTAGTGCTGGTCGCTGTCCCCCCGAACCCCTGTACCTTGGGCTGTGATGACACTCTCCAGTCATGGGCCCTTGTCCAGCCCTGGCTTTCTTGGTATATGCTGATTAGCATATGCACGTCCTTTTTCACAGTCTCTAGTACCAGAGACTGCATTTCCAGTTAATTGAGTCACCACTTAGCTTTGCCTTTTTATACAatgatgaaatataaaataacctGTTAGCTGTGAGTATTTTGCTTTTAGTACATGAACCCTTAAGGCAGACCAGCTCGAGAGTTCATCTCAGACTGTTTTCCTGAAAGCCTTCTGACCTGCTCCCCCAGTCTCCATCACCTCCCTTTGCCCTGTTCTGTTGGGGGTGGCCTATTCTATATGGTGTGACTTACTTCTGGAAAAGCATAAAGAGGAACAAGCAGAGTGACCACGTGTTGAAGTATAAATCAAACCTTCTGATGGTCTTCTAATCATAAAAAATCATTGGCAGCCATTATACccatcttttccctctctccaaaTCCCTGAAGCTTGGAGGTGTTGAAAATACAGTGACCCTAACAACCTGCACAGGTTTTGAACTCTTGCAAAGGGGCTTTGCGTGTGTgccacatgtgtgtgcatgccagGGTGGTTTTCAAACCTTTCTGACTTCTACTTAAGTAAGCAGTAATTTTTACCTTATGGTCCCCCAGATACACATCTACACAGAAGTCTAATGAAATCCTTaccatgtggggcacctgggtggttcagtcattgggcttctgccttcaggtcaggtcatgatcccagggtcctgggatcgaggcctgcttctccctctccctctgcctctgcttatgttcgtctctgtctctttctctctgccaaatacatgagaaaaatcttttaaaaaacacaaaacaaaacccttacCACGTGatagtccttttttttcttttttactcttttaacCTTCTGAAATGTTCAAACACATTTAACAAAGcaggagaggtttttttccttttttgtaatgtTACTATTATTTGTTAATAAACCACCACTCACATAGGACCCTGGCTACCAAACTTACCCCTACTCTCCTTTGTCGCCACTGCCACTAGGCTGTCCACTGAGAGACAGTCTTTCTTCctcaccccaccctcacccctctctctctccaggctGCATATCTGGTGGGGGTCTCTGATCCCAACAGCCAAGCTGGACAGCAAGGACTGGTGGAGCCCACGCAGTTTGCCCGTGCAAACCAGGCAATTCAGATGGCCTGTCAGAGTCTGGGGGAGCCTGGCTGTACGCAGGCCCAGGTAACTTAAGGGAGCAGGTACTGTGGGCAAGACTGCGAAATGGTGCCCGGCCAGGATGGACTGGCCCAAGAGAGGGTTGTGGGAGATGTGGGGGGTGCATCTCTGACCTTCCACACACATCTTCTCTGGGGGTAATTGTCTTTTCCTGCCATGTTTCTTGTTACTCTTAGTTACTGCTAAGTTCAGAACTTCTCTGTAGCTGTTTGAGTTCACTCTCTTCCTTACCCTCCTACAGCTTCTCCTTCAGCGTGTCTGTCTTCCATCTCCCCCTTCCGACACCCCGTTCATCTTTGGGTATCTCTGTCTCCCAAATCTTCACTTCTCAGGTGACTCCGTCTTTCCTAATTAGACTTCCAGAggtcttgctctccctctcccagccctcaGTAGGCTCCCGCCTAGGTGTGTACACTTCCCTCCTGCCCTCAGGGTGGCTCTGCCACGTGTCTTGTCTCCACAGGTGCTCTCCGCAGCCACCATCGTGGCCAAGCACACCTCTGCATTGTGTAACAGCTGCCGCCTGGCCTCTGCTCGAACCGCCAATCCTACTGCCAAGCGCCAATTCGTACAGTCGGCCAAGGAGGTGGCCAACAGCACAGCCAATCTTGTCAAGACTATCAAGGTCGTCAGTTTTTGAAATTCCCAGCCTCCCTCTGACCTGTCCCATCTCCTGTCCCCTAGTCCCTGCATCAGTCCCTGAGGCCTTTGGCCACAGCCCGTCTGCCTGAGCCCAAGCCCTTTCGTGTCCATACTGGTCATCTCTCCCTACACCCCCAGCCCAGGAGAGCTGGGCTTTGCCTCCTTTGCCTGCAGTCAGTCCTGAGGGCCTATCACTCCCCACTTCCAGGCGCTTGACGGAGCTTTCACAGAAGAGAACCGTGCCCAGTGCCGGGCAGCAACAGCCCCTCTGTTGGAGGCCGTGGACAATCTGAGTGCCTTTGCATCCAACCCTGAGTTCTCCAGCATCCCTGCCCAGATCAGCCCTGAGGTGAGGCGGTGTGAAGGGAGAACCGATGGGCTGGCTGCCCCCTCATCTTTGTAGGAGTCTTGaggctcccctccctgcctcctctctccccagggcCGGGCTGCCATGGAGCCCATTGTGATCTCTGCCAAGACAATGTTGGAGAGTGCCGGGGGCCTAATCCAGACAGCCCGGGCACTCGCAGTCAATCCCCGGGACCCCCCACGCTGGTCGGTGCTGGCTGGCCACTCCCGGACCGTCTCAGACTCCATCAAGAAGCTCATTACAAGCATGAGGTATTGCGGGTGTACAGAACCAACATGACTCAGGAACATACACAGTAGCGGAACGGCGGGGAGGGTGGGTAGTGCAATTAGATGGGATAGTGTTGGAGGAGATCTGTTGTCCAAGATTTGGGGGATATGGGGAAAGCTAGACTAGCCTTGTTTTCAAGGACTGTTCTTGGTGTGGGAGCCTATGATGTATCCACAGGGACAAGGCTCCAGGGCAGCTGGAGTGCGAGACAGCCATTGCAGCTCTGAACAGCTGTCTGCGGGACCTAGACCAGGCTTCCCTCGCTGCAGTCAGCCAACAGCTTGCTCCCCGGGAGGGAATCTCTCAAGAGGTAAGGGGGAAATGGGTTACACGAAAGCTTGCCTCTGGGAAGAGAGATGGCAGACTGGAGAAAGATGGGGGAATCCGGGAGTGTGCCTCACAGAGACGTCAAGGGTATGGGAGGAACATGCCCAGGGGAGTGAGTGAGTTCAGTATGGAAAGACCTGGAACAGATCGCAGTCGGGGCTCAAATTCGCTTCTCTCCCAGGCCTTGCACACTCAGATGCTCACTGCAGTGCAGGAGATCTCCCACCTTATCGAGCCGCTGGCCAGTGCTGCACGGGCTGAAGCCTCCCAACTGGGACACAAGGTACCCGGAGAGACAAGTGGGGAGTTCCAGGGCAGGGCAGGCGAGTGTTCCTGGCACAGCTGACCTCCACTCAAACCCCTCGCCTCAGGTGTCCCAGATGGCCCAATACTTTGAGCCACTCACCCTGGCTGCGGTGGGTGCTGCCTCCAAGACCCTGAGCCACCCGCAGCAGATGGCGCTCCTGGACCAGACTAAAACCTTGGCCGAGTCGGCCTTGCAGTTGCTATACACAGCCAAGGAGGCTGGCGGGAACCCCAAGGTAccaggagtgggagggaggggctgctACTAGGAAGAGGTCAGAGAAGCAGGAACACCACGGCCCCCCTCTGCTCACTTGCTGTGCCCCCGCAGCAAGCGGCTCACACCCAGGAGGCCCTGGAGGAGGCTGTGCAGATGATGACAGAGGCTGTAGAGGACCTGACGACAACCCTCAATGAGGCAGCCAGCGCTGCTGGGGTGGTTGGCGGCATGGTGGACTCCATCACCCAGGCCATCAACCAGGTTAGAGTCCTGGGGTGCCTATGGTCAGAGGCCCCCTGAGCCAGGGCCCCTGAGCTCAGTGTCAGAGACCCTGATGATCTTTCTCCTTCCCTAATCCGACCCCTCAGCTAGACGAAGGACCAATGGGTGAACCAGAAGGTTCTTTTGTGGATTACCAGACAACTATGGTGCGGACAGCCAAGGCCATTGCTGTCACTGTTCAAGAGATGGTGAGTTTGGGAGAGTATAACAAGGCTACCCCCGGGGAGCTTAGTGTAGGCATAACTTTACTTCTTCTGTTGTCACCAGGTAACCAAGTCAAACACCAGCCCTGAAGAGCTTGGCCCTCTTGCTAACCAGCTGACCAGTGACTATGGCCGCCTGGCCTCCCAGGCCAAGCCTGCAGCTGTGGCTGCTGAGAATGAAGAGGTAAACGTGGGGGCAGCTGCCGTGAaagcctgccccctgcccctcatAGAAAATCCCAGTGGCAGGCCCCTTGTCCCCATCAGGTCAGCCTCTGGGGCCATCCCACCCTTATTCTGTCTAGCCGCCTTTAAGAAAGGGGAACATCCCCTCAGGGCCACTCCGCTAAAGAGTGATCAGGGATCGTGTAGGGACAGGATCAAAGTCACAGGGATAGAGGAGACAGCCGACAATCTAGAGATTTCCTGGTCTGCCAACATCCCTCTGGGACTGTGGCTGCTTCTCTGCTATTCTGCAGGTCTGTAATCTGTTCTTAGTTCTTCCCTGTTGCAGCCCCATGAAGTTCTTCCTTCCCTAAGCTCCCGGCTTTCCAAGAAAGCAAGTAATTGGATCTTACTACCACACCTAATCCCCAGCCTCATAACCCTCCACATCCAGGCCAAATTGTAATCCGTGGCCTTCTGATTCAAACACCCCAGCATAAAGTGcttcttccccacctcctcaCTGTGCTTAACATAATCCTCACCAGTTGGTGCCTACATGCTATTATTTTCCATGTGTAGGAGGTGACCTCCTGCCTGAAGGATATGAAACAGGAAATCTGCGTGCTGGGCACTTTTTATCACCACCCTTTTAGTCTACGATGCATGTTCTGTTAGGTCCTTCGTGACTCCTCCAAGCACAATGGAGGTCCCTGAGTGCTTTTTGTAaagcccctctccctttcccatccGCCTGCAGATAGGTGCCCACATCAAGCACCGTGTGCAGGAGCTGGGGCACGGCTGTGCTGCTCTGGTTACCAAGGCAGGCGCCCTGCAATGCAGCCCCAGCGACGCCTACACCAAGAAGGAGCTCATAGAGTGTGCCCGGAGAGTCTCCGAGAAGGTGACTGAGCTCATCACTGTGGACTGGGGCCCTGGCTCCCCAACCCTGCGACCCTTCCCATCCTCTTCCTAtcttcccagccccctcctccatcCCATCTCCCTGCCACCAGTGACCTTCCCCTTCCAAAAGGCACTGACCGGAGTCACCATGTTCCTTTCCTCCCCCAGGTCTCCCACGTGCTGGCTGCGCTCCAGGCCGGGAATCGGGGCACACAGGCCTGCATCACGGCCGCCAGCGCAGTGTCCGGCATCATCGCTGACCTCGACACCACCATCATGTTCGCTACCGCTGGCACCCTCAATCGTGAGGGAGCCGAGACTTTCGCTGACCACCGGTGAGGAGGGAACTGGGCCTCCCAGATGCAGGGTggggtgtggggccagaagagGCTGGAGGAGCTAAGGGAGGTCTGGGAAGGGCTGACTGAGCCGGGTCCTCCCTCAGGGAGGGCATTCTGAAGACTGCAAAGGTGCTGGTAGAAGACACCAAGGTCCTGGTGCAGAACGCGGCCGGGAGCCAGGAGAAGTTAGCACAGGCTGCCCAGTCCTCCGTGGCCACCATCACCCGCCTCGCCGACGTGGTCAAGCTGGGCGCAGCCAGCCTGGGAGCTGAGGACCCTGAGACGCAGGTATCCACCTGACGCCCCTACTTCTGGCCAGACccactcaccacctgttccccattCCCTCCCACGGACCGGAGCCTCTGCTCTCATGCAGGTGGTGCTGATCAATGCAGTGAAAGATGTGGCCAAAGCCCTGGGAGACCTCATCAGCGCAACAAAGGCCGCAGCGGGCAAAGTTGGGGACGACCCTGCTGTGTGGCAGCTCAAGAACTCGGCCAAGGTTGGAGGGGAAGGAGCGCAACATCAGGAGTGGGGGTGGCCGGCTATGCTGCCTCCCGTTCTTAACATGACCCCCTGTCCAACACCTCGGATGCCCGCAGGTGATGGTGACCAATGTGACGTCGCTTCTCAAGACCGTGAAAGCCGTGGAAGATGAGGCCACCAAAGGCACACGGGCCCTGGAGGCAACCACAGAACACATACGGCAGGAGCTGGCGGTGAGCGAGGGTCTGGGGCACCAGGGACTTGGGTCTGAGAGGGATCGTAACACACTGTGAATctgttatttcatatatttccacAGACATGTTAATAGTCACACTCATTCTCCTCGCGCACTGCCACACTTCTTAAGTAAGCCGCGCTGGTGTCTGTCCCCTCCTCGCCTACTTCTCAGTTGTTAGCATTTGACACCTGCTTTCTCCCACCCTCCCGCTTTCCCCACCACCTGGGTTCTCCGAGCTGCCACATTCAGTGGTCTCTTCTTGGCCTTCGTCTTCTTCAGACATTTCACAATCATCTGGCTTGGTGAACAAGCCTCTCTGGAATTTTCTCTTCCTCCGGCCTCCTGACAGCAGCTTTTGTCTCGCTTCTCCAGCGCGTCTTCCGTGGCGTCAGCCAGCCACCTTCGGCCTAGCACGCGCCAGGGCTGGCCCAAACTGGTGCAAATCGCCTACTTTCTCTGTCCTCTACTTTGGCAAGTTTAACCACTTCACGGGCTTCAGTTCTGAGTTTAGTTATTGTCCGCTGCCTAATGGACCACCCACCGAATGCCAGGCCTCCCTGCTTCTGGGCAGCAAGCCACTTCCTCTTACAATGGTAGCCGCCTCCAGCTGTGCAGAGTCCCCTCAGTCACTTGCGACTTCCTGGTCTCGTTCCCCGATCTGGGCCATTGCTTGTCCTCCCAGCACCCTCCTTTCCTGTCCCCCTGTGGGCACCGTGGTTGGGATCCTCACCCACTCTCCCTCACTGTGACTGCTGCGGGTTTTCTGCCTGGGACTCTGCTGGCCTTCGGTCACTGCCACTCACGTCTTGCTCATTTCGAATTCACCTTTCTGGTATGGTCCTTGGCGACGACCAAACTGAAACTCTTAACTTTCTGCCTTCCAAACCTGATCATTCCCTCGTCTTTCCCTTCTCGGTCAGTGGCACATTTTAATAACTCAGATCCTAAAGGCAGGAATATAGCTGTAAtggtcatttttctctcattgctCACATCTAAGCGCATTGCCAGGACATGTCAGCACTCCCTCCCAGtggctctcattttctcttttccccatccccaccacctCCACCTGTCCAGACCATCATCAGTCCTTCGGTGTATTTACGCCACAGCCTCCATCTGCTCTgcccccgtcccccacccctCTGATGTGCTCTCTGTACACAGGAGCCATAGAATGTAAACCAGGTTATATCACTTCACTGCTTAAAACCCTTTAGTGAGTGTCCTGGCGTCTAAGGCAAAATCCACACTCCTTACCATCGCCTTCCAAGCCCGATGGCTCCTTCCAACCTCCCCCACCTGCTCATCCTGCTCTTCCCCCTTGCGAAGCCCCAGTCCCTGCACTCCGTCCTTCCCTTCCTGCTGCAGGCCCTTGCACTTGCTTTACTCCAGCTTTTTGAATATCTGGCTTCTTCCAGTCCTTCAGGCTGCAGCTTAAATGTCCtcaggcgcctggctggctcaattggtggaACACGCaatgcttgatctcagggctgtgagttcaaaccccactttgggtgtagagattactttaaaaaaataaaatcttaaaatttataaaagccCACTCCTCAAAGCGGCTTTCCCAGTCACCTATCTGAGAAAggacttgatttttctttttcttttttttaaaggttttatttatttatttgccagagagaggcaAAGCACAtggagagggagtggcaggcagagggagaagtgtattctccactgagcagggagcccaatgcaggactcagtcccaagaccaaaggatcatgacctgagctgaaggcaggcacttaacccactgagcccctaggcataccttttttttttttttaagagaaattttatttatttatggacctcatttttatttctcagcatggcactctttttttccttcacagtcccgtttagtcttttgtttttctgcttgtttACCTGTTTACTATCTGTCAAAAACAATAGTATAAACTTCATGAGAACAAGGGccttgtctcatttattcttcattgCACTCCTAGCACCTCACACAGCATCTACCACCTGCTGACTTGTAATAATTTGCTGGATAAACATgtacatcaaaatattttttttacttatgtaAAATTCTAAGTTTCTTGGTCTGATATTCAAGACCCCAACAACCTTTTCTCCATGATCCCtataattctagaacatttcttGATACTCTCTCACTTGACATCCTGGTTATTCGTGGCCCCCTGTCTACCGAAAATGCCCTCCTGTTATCTAGGTCTCTTAAGACCCAGCCCCTTGCCCCACCTCTGCCACTCACCCCCTTCAACGCTTCTCTATAGTTTAGGAATCAGCTCAAAGATACGTCTtaaatttcaaacaaataaaCTCTCCCCAGTCACTTCGGTCAGAAATGATTCAGCAGTCTTAACATTAACTGTGATGTGTGAACTCCTCCAAGGACCTGATATACAATAAGTACTCAGTGAATGCCTGTTATCAGTTCCGTGGATGAATGGACCAGATTATACAAGTAGAGGGCTACACTGTCTTAAGTCTCACTCACTGTacaatttttcttcttgttcGACCCCCAACAGGTCTTCTGTTCCCCAGAGCCACCTGCCAAGACCTCCACCCCAGAAGATTTTATTCGCATGACCAAGGGTATCACCATGGCAACAGCCAAGGCTGTTGCAGCTGGCAACTCCTGTCGCCAGGAGGACGTCATTGCCACAGCTAATCTGAGTCGTCGTGCTATCGCAGATATGCTTCGGGCTTGCAAGGTAGAAACCCCGATAGCAAGGCGGAAGTCTGAGGCGGTGCAGCAGCTTTAGGGCAGAGcatgggaggggagaaagggcatGGGCTCTGGGGGCCTGGCGCTCTTTGGGATCCTAACACTAACTCTGTGGGTTAGGAAGCAGCTTACCACCCAGAAGTGGCCCCTGATGTGCGGCTTCGGGC
Above is a window of Meles meles chromosome 11, mMelMel3.1 paternal haplotype, whole genome shotgun sequence DNA encoding:
- the TLN1 gene encoding talin-1 isoform X2, with the protein product MVALSLKISIGNVVKTMQFEPSTMVYDACRIIRERIPEALAGPPSDFGLFLSDEDPKKGIWLEAGKALDYYMLRNGDTMEYRKKQRPLKIRMLDGTVKTIMVDDSKTVTDMLMTICARIGITNHDEYSLVRELMEEKKEEVTGTLRKDKTLLRDEKKMEKLKQKLHTDDELNWLDHGRTLREQGVEEHETLLLRRKFFYSDQNVDSRDPVQLNLLYVQARDDILNGSHPVSFDKACEFAGFQCQIQFGPHNEQKHKAGFLDLKDFLPKEYVKQKGERKIFQAHKNCGQMSEIEAKVRYVKLARSLKTYGVSFFLVKEKMKGKNKLVPRLLGITKECVMRVDEKTKEVIQEWSLTNIKRWAASPKSFTLDFGDYQDGYYSVQTTEGEQIAQLIAGYIDIILKKKKSKDHFGLEGDEESTMLEDSVSPKKSTVLQQQYNRVGKVEHGSVALPAIMRSGASGPENFQVGSMPPAQQQITSGQMHRGHMPPLTSAQQALTGTINSSMQAVQAAQATLDDFDTLPPLGQDAASKAWRKNKMDESKHEIHSQVDAITAGTASVVNLTAGDPAETDYTAVGCAVTTISSNLTEMSRGVKLLAALLEDEGGSGRPLLQAAKGLAGAVSELLRSAQPASAEPRQNLLQAAGNVGQASGELLQQIGESDTDPHFQDVLMQLAKAVASAAAALVLKAKSVAQRTEDSGLQTQVIAAATQCALSTSQLVACTKVVAPTISSPVCQEQLVEAGRLVAKAVEGCVSASQAATEDGQLLRGVGAAATAVTQALNELLQHVKAHATGAGPAGRYDQATDTILTVTENIFSSMGDAGEMVRQARILAQATSDLVNAIKADAEGESDLENSRKLLSAAKILADATAKMVEAAKGAAAHPDSEEQQQRLREAAEGLRMATNAAAQNAIKKKLVQRLEHAAKQAAASATQTIAAAQHAGSTPKASAGPQPLLVQSCKAVAEQIPLLVQGVRGSQAQPDSPSAQLALIAASQSFLQPGGKMVAAAKASVPTIQDQASAMQLSQCAKNLGTALAELRTAAQKAQEACGPLEMDSALSVVQNLERDLQEVKAAARDGKLKPLPGETMEKCAQDLGNSTKAVSSAIAQLLGEVAQGNENYAGIAARDVAGGLRSLAQAARGVAALTSDPAVQAIVLDTASDVLDKASSLIEEAKKAAGHPGDPESQQRLAQVAKAVTQALNRCVSCLPGQRDVDNALRAVGDASKRLLSDSLPPSTGTFQEAQSRLNEAAAGLNQAATELVQASRGTPQDLARASGRFGQDFSTFLEAGVEMAGQAPSQEDRAQVVSNLKGISMSSSKLLLAAKALSTDPAAPNLKSQLAAAARAVTDSINQLITMCTQQAPGQKECDNALRELETVRELLENPVQPINDMSYFGCLDSVMENSKVLGEAMTGISQNAKNGNLPEFGEAIATASKALCGFTEAAAQAAYLVGVSDPNSQAGQQGLVEPTQFARANQAIQMACQSLGEPGCTQAQVLSAATIVAKHTSALCNSCRLASARTANPTAKRQFVQSAKEVANSTANLVKTIKALDGAFTEENRAQCRAATAPLLEAVDNLSAFASNPEFSSIPAQISPEGRAAMEPIVISAKTMLESAGGLIQTARALAVNPRDPPRWSVLAGHSRTVSDSIKKLITSMRDKAPGQLECETAIAALNSCLRDLDQASLAAVSQQLAPREGISQEALHTQMLTAVQEISHLIEPLASAARAEASQLGHKVSQMAQYFEPLTLAAVGAASKTLSHPQQMALLDQTKTLAESALQLLYTAKEAGGNPKQAAHTQEALEEAVQMMTEAVEDLTTTLNEAASAAGVVGGMVDSITQAINQLDEGPMGEPEGSFVDYQTTMVRTAKAIAVTVQEMVTKSNTSPEELGPLANQLTSDYGRLASQAKPAAVAAENEEIGAHIKHRVQELGHGCAALVTKAGALQCSPSDAYTKKELIECARRVSEKVSHVLAALQAGNRGTQACITAASAVSGIIADLDTTIMFATAGTLNREGAETFADHREGILKTAKVLVEDTKVLVQNAAGSQEKLAQAAQSSVATITRLADVVKLGAASLGAEDPETQVVLINAVKDVAKALGDLISATKAAAGKVGDDPAVWQLKNSAKVMVTNVTSLLKTVKAVEDEATKGTRALEATTEHIRQELAVFCSPEPPAKTSTPEDFIRMTKGITMATAKAVAAGNSCRQEDVIATANLSRRAIADMLRACKEAAYHPEVAPDVRLRALHYGRECANGYLELLDHVLLTLQKPSPELKQQLTGHSKRVAGSVTELIQAAEAMKGTEWVDPEDPTVIAENELLGAAAAIEAAAKKLEQLKPRAKPKEADESLNFEEQILEAAKSIAAATSALVKAASAAQRELVAQGKVGAIPANALDDGQWSQGLISAARMVAAATNNLCEAANAAVQGHASQEKLISSAKQVAASTAQLLVACKVKADQDSEAMKRLQAAGNAVKRASDNLVKAAQKAAAFEDQENETVVVKEKMVGGIAQIIAAQEEMLRKERELEEARKKLAQIRQQQYKFLPSELRDEH